One window of Leifsonia sp. AK011 genomic DNA carries:
- a CDS encoding ROK family transcriptional regulator, which produces MSRVGHGQPDISDLPVSAPASNDTTRRGNLSLVLSLVHHKRAISRAELTRVTGLNRSTIGTLVSHLVELGLVIEGRASGNSQIGRPSPTVTPNRSLAALAINPEVDAVTVGLVGLGGEVIRKIRFATLQSPTPAEVANISAAILEGMKVELESGYRIVGVGVGVPGLTRVEDGVVSYAPHLGWRDAPVAQLIAEATGYTVTAANDASLGAVAELQFGGGQGCLDLVYLNGGPSGIGGGVAGGGALRTGRNGYAGELGHTLVRTDGADCHCGGSGCLETEVSLARLQELVGLEGADLDEVNRALREGDPTVIMPEIHRQLDYLAITLRNAVNAFNPERIILGGFLASLYSMDPQYLVSQVRARALHGPGEVVEISEAVLGSNILMIGAAELAFTRLLADPLIPLP; this is translated from the coding sequence ATGAGCCGAGTCGGGCACGGTCAGCCGGACATCTCTGACCTGCCCGTCTCCGCACCGGCGTCGAACGACACCACCCGGCGGGGCAACCTGTCGCTCGTGTTGTCGCTCGTGCACCACAAGCGCGCCATCAGCAGGGCGGAGCTCACCCGGGTGACCGGGCTGAACCGATCCACGATCGGCACGCTCGTGTCGCATCTCGTCGAGCTCGGCCTCGTGATCGAGGGCCGCGCGAGCGGCAACAGCCAGATCGGCAGGCCGAGCCCCACGGTGACGCCCAACCGCTCGCTCGCGGCGCTTGCCATCAATCCCGAGGTCGACGCGGTGACGGTAGGACTCGTCGGGCTCGGTGGCGAGGTCATCCGCAAGATCCGCTTTGCGACCCTCCAGTCGCCGACACCGGCCGAGGTGGCGAACATCTCCGCCGCGATCCTTGAGGGGATGAAGGTCGAGCTCGAGTCCGGCTACCGGATCGTCGGGGTCGGAGTGGGTGTTCCGGGGCTGACGAGGGTCGAGGACGGCGTCGTCAGCTATGCACCGCACCTCGGGTGGCGTGACGCGCCGGTGGCGCAGCTCATCGCCGAGGCGACGGGGTACACCGTGACCGCCGCGAACGATGCATCCCTCGGCGCTGTGGCCGAGCTGCAGTTCGGCGGGGGACAGGGATGTCTCGACCTTGTGTACCTGAACGGTGGCCCTTCCGGTATCGGAGGCGGCGTCGCCGGCGGGGGAGCGCTCCGCACGGGCCGCAACGGTTACGCGGGCGAGCTCGGGCACACGCTTGTGCGCACGGACGGCGCCGACTGCCACTGCGGCGGGTCAGGATGCCTCGAGACCGAGGTCTCACTGGCGCGCCTCCAGGAGCTCGTGGGGCTCGAGGGTGCAGATCTCGACGAGGTCAACCGGGCACTCCGGGAGGGGGATCCGACGGTCATCATGCCGGAGATCCACCGGCAGCTCGACTACCTGGCGATCACCCTTCGCAATGCGGTCAACGCCTTCAACCCGGAGCGGATCATCCTCGGCGGGTTCCTGGCGAGCCTGTACTCGATGGATCCGCAGTACCTCGTGTCCCAGGTGAGGGCCAGGGCGCTCCACGGTCCTGGCGAGGTCGTGGAGATCTCCGAGGCGGTGCTCGGGTCGAACATCCTCATGATCGGAGCTGCCGAGCTTGCCTTCACGCGACTGCTCGCGGACCCTCTCATCCCGCTCCCATAA
- a CDS encoding sugar phosphate isomerase/epimerase, whose amino-acid sequence MSRPITLFTGQWADLPLEEVARLASEWGYDGLELACWGDHLDPSRWDDDEYVQGKLDLLKKYNLGVWAISNHLKGQAVCDDPIDQRHKDILPAAIWGDGDPEGVRQRAAEEMKNTARIAAKLGVKTVIGFTGSSIWKYIAMFPPASQEMIDAGYQDFADRWNPILDVFDEVGVRFAHEVHPSEIAFDYWSTIRTLEAIDHRPAFGLNWDPSHFVWQDLDPVGFLYEFQDRIYHVDCKDTKMRVGNGKNGRLGSLLPWADGRRGWDFISTGHGDVPWESSFRMLNQIGYEGPISVEWEDAGMDRLIGAPEALEFVRRLAFDPPSAAFDAAFSTKNE is encoded by the coding sequence ATGTCACGACCTATCACTCTGTTCACCGGCCAGTGGGCCGACCTTCCGCTGGAGGAAGTTGCGCGACTGGCATCCGAGTGGGGCTATGACGGCCTCGAGCTCGCCTGCTGGGGCGACCACCTCGACCCGAGCCGCTGGGACGACGACGAGTACGTCCAGGGCAAGCTCGACCTGCTCAAGAAGTACAACCTGGGAGTGTGGGCGATCTCGAACCACCTCAAGGGACAGGCCGTCTGCGACGACCCGATCGACCAGCGTCACAAGGACATCCTCCCCGCCGCCATCTGGGGAGACGGCGACCCGGAGGGCGTGCGCCAGCGTGCCGCCGAGGAGATGAAGAACACCGCGCGCATCGCTGCGAAGCTCGGTGTGAAGACCGTGATCGGCTTCACCGGCTCCTCCATCTGGAAGTACATCGCGATGTTCCCGCCGGCAAGCCAGGAGATGATCGACGCCGGCTACCAGGACTTCGCCGACCGCTGGAACCCCATCCTCGACGTCTTCGACGAGGTCGGCGTCCGCTTCGCTCACGAGGTGCACCCGAGCGAGATCGCCTTCGACTACTGGTCGACGATCCGCACCCTCGAGGCGATCGACCACCGCCCGGCATTCGGTCTCAACTGGGACCCCAGCCACTTCGTGTGGCAGGACCTCGACCCCGTGGGCTTCCTCTACGAGTTCCAGGACCGCATCTACCACGTGGACTGCAAGGACACGAAGATGCGCGTCGGCAACGGCAAGAACGGCCGCCTTGGCTCGCTCCTGCCCTGGGCAGACGGACGCCGTGGCTGGGACTTCATCTCCACGGGCCACGGCGACGTGCCCTGGGAGTCCAGCTTCCGGATGTTGAACCAAATCGGCTACGAGGGCCCGATCTCGGTCGAGTGGGAGGATGCAGGCATGGACCGGCTCATTGGCGCCCCCGAGGCGCTCGAGTTCGTGCGCAGGCTCGCCTTTGACCCGCCCTCGGCGGCGTTCGACGCGGCCTTCAGCACGAAGAACGAATGA
- a CDS encoding ThuA domain-containing protein produces MIAGVMAPVFGVATAANAADPDFKVLVFNETAGFVHPEIGTATTTIQNLGLANNFAVDVAATSTGVFTEENLSQYDAVIWNSTTGDVLNSTEEAAFQAYIEGGGGYAGIHSATDTEDSWTWYKETLVGADFNNHPAIQQATIKVEDATNESTKHLTSDTWTRTDEWYNFTASTFKRSNLHVLLSLDEKSYAPGSGAMPVDHPVAWCQDRQISGTSLRSWYTALGHTNASYSEPAFVNHILGGIKIAAGAVPSGCAASQSGSYDFVTLDDNTANPMAMDIAPDGTVFYAERDGRLRQIDPVTHVTTTALTLPVTQANEDGFLGVVVDPNFATNGWIYLYYAPSNVGSDGPHNRIGRFTYDFGTKTAALSSEVSVLKITTQRNRCCHMGGDMVFDTNGNLILAVGDNTDPFESSGYSPIDERSGRQDFDAQRTSGNTNDLRGKILRIHPEPDGTYTIPSGNLFAPGTPLTRPEIYAMGFRNPFRIGLDPKNNHIIVGDYGPDAGSDSATRGPRGGVEWNLLSQPGNYGWPYCQGTIGPNNNGCYMDFDFQNNTTGSAFNPNALVNNSPNNTGMTNLPPVIQPTISYPNSNNTTASIGAKAVLEIGGGGGAPMGGPVYRYDENLASAKKWPKYWDGKGLLGEWNQGTMYSVQMDRTNATSVVDINQILPAIFDNGSSNGLFRRAMDFEWGPDGALYVVDWGSGFNGNNSDSGIYRIDYTQGQISPIARAAADVTSTAASTLAVNFSSAGSSHPSGLALTYSWNFGDNSPVSTLANPSHTYTAPGSYNAQLTVTDSEGGSAIANVTIVVGNAAPTMTINFPENGGFFEWGDQVRYEVTVNDPDGTVDCTKVSVLAALGHDTHNHDYGQQFGCEGWIQTARDAGHGLEANLFWVVNASYTDGGASANTPLTAYATNVLNPTVLQAEYLDVTGQIGNPSGTGVSTETTTDPLGGGTNLASLDVNDYWGYRPVNLINMTSVDLRLASAAGGTIEARFASGANPDPATANVIGTLNYTATGSATTYQYQTLTFSSVPSGEGTLFFVNTAGTAKVNYYQFAGTGVQSNSAPTGTLQVDKTTGLAPLTVNASVVGAVDPDGAVGAPVTIAWDTGNGYVTGTASQSVTYTTPGTKVIRVKLTDAGGAYNEYEQVITVNAAVAGVCYAGRSDGFDGTSLDAKWNRNVRQDQTISVAGGKLTIPAAIGDLHQASTPVSPNLILQDAPTGNYSVITKVNVPARVGYQQAGLILYTNDDEYVKLVVQGRDTSAANAENRVVQMLKETGGSASETNSPNLTAAYPDDSYLRIDISGTTATGFYSADGTTWTQITTTRDIASLTNAKIGLFAAGSTSTLAQSSPIVNASFDFFSITPDATALPPAPSDEFDGNKLDACRWSIVNENANLYRVQNGNLELDTTVADIYGTGGSIPNVILQNQPAGDWTMETKVDTSSFDRRYQNAGLILYTDAENYMKWDIVTTNQAGSTIARNYEFRHEVAGTVQNPQNNVNATSTGGIAYLRLAKVGNVFTASYSANGTTWTNFTNTFTSADLAANAKMGVFTLGSTQTTTEGKTAKFDYFRVTTAAALAVNATTAPATADGTNGWFKQNVNVTLASTGGGSGTKLIEYNLNGGAWTTYTAPFAITTEGTTAVNYRVTEGSGTPTTAQTLTVKVDKTVPTVDGSLVVSSSDPNVRTLEIASADATSGVASVQYSNNGGVSWATYTAPVSLPLTGQTIQVRSTDAAGNVSAVDTVEVPAIVECGAVALNDPFDGTALDACRWTVTNEDTTKYRVQGGSLEIDTTQADIYTTGTTIPNVILQDQPAGDWTIETKVDTSAFDRQYQNAGLVVYVDGDNYMKFDVVTTNAAGSTIARNFEFRHEVAAAVQNPQNNVSATATGGIAYLRIAKTGNVFTASWSTDGTTWTPFTNTFTSAALASNAKVGVYALGSTSTGTAGKTAKFDYFNVIVPDVTDPTVTASVSGRTVTLTAEDTGSGVASVEYQLSGESTWTTYTAPFAVPGTGLVTVSYRATDNAGNVSDVATVDVPADEVDPGDVTVDRVFGASRFETAVEISKKSYPGTAPVVYIANGNNYPDALSAGPAAAHEGGPLLLITPDSIPGVVATELARLDPARIVVVGGIPSVNAAVFTQLQGMADTVDRVAGADRYETSRLLVDYAFGEDGSAYAYVSTGLKFPDALAAGGAAGSKDAPVILVNGAATDLDAATVTLLGDLGVTDARVLGGADTVSAGIFDDVDAVTNAVRLAGSDRYQTARAINADAFDTAEHAFLVTGLNYPDALAGSAWAGAEGAPVFAATTNCVPGGVLDDLEDLGVTHVTLLGGEPSLSASVFALTRC; encoded by the coding sequence ATGATCGCGGGGGTGATGGCCCCAGTATTTGGGGTTGCTACCGCTGCGAACGCGGCAGACCCGGACTTTAAGGTCCTGGTCTTCAACGAAACCGCCGGTTTCGTTCACCCGGAGATCGGGACCGCAACGACGACGATCCAGAACCTGGGTCTTGCGAACAACTTCGCAGTCGACGTCGCGGCCACCTCGACGGGCGTCTTCACTGAGGAGAACCTCTCCCAGTACGACGCGGTCATCTGGAACTCGACGACAGGCGATGTCCTGAACTCGACGGAAGAAGCCGCGTTCCAGGCGTACATCGAGGGCGGCGGTGGATACGCAGGTATCCACTCGGCGACCGACACCGAGGACTCGTGGACCTGGTACAAGGAGACGCTCGTGGGAGCGGACTTCAACAACCACCCCGCGATCCAGCAGGCCACGATCAAGGTTGAGGACGCGACCAACGAGTCGACGAAGCACCTCACTAGCGACACCTGGACCCGCACCGACGAGTGGTACAACTTCACCGCGTCGACCTTCAAGCGCTCCAACCTCCACGTACTGCTCTCGCTCGACGAGAAGTCGTACGCACCGGGCTCCGGCGCCATGCCCGTCGATCACCCTGTCGCTTGGTGTCAGGACCGCCAGATCAGCGGAACCTCGCTGCGCTCTTGGTACACGGCTCTTGGCCACACCAACGCGTCGTACTCTGAGCCGGCGTTCGTGAACCACATCCTCGGTGGTATCAAGATCGCTGCCGGCGCTGTGCCCTCGGGCTGTGCCGCAAGCCAGAGCGGAAGCTACGACTTCGTGACGCTGGACGACAACACGGCCAACCCCATGGCCATGGACATCGCCCCCGACGGAACGGTCTTCTACGCAGAGCGTGATGGACGCCTGCGCCAGATCGACCCCGTGACCCACGTCACCACCACGGCCCTGACCCTCCCGGTCACGCAGGCCAACGAAGACGGATTCCTCGGCGTTGTCGTAGACCCGAACTTCGCGACGAACGGTTGGATCTACCTGTACTACGCTCCCTCGAACGTTGGTTCAGATGGTCCGCACAACCGCATCGGTCGTTTCACCTACGACTTCGGAACCAAGACCGCGGCTCTCTCGTCTGAGGTCTCGGTCCTGAAGATCACGACCCAGCGCAACCGTTGCTGCCACATGGGTGGCGACATGGTGTTCGACACCAACGGCAACCTGATCCTCGCCGTGGGTGACAACACCGACCCGTTCGAGTCGAGCGGCTACTCGCCCATCGACGAGCGCTCGGGCCGTCAGGACTTCGACGCGCAGCGTACGTCGGGTAACACCAACGACCTTCGTGGAAAGATCCTCCGTATCCACCCGGAGCCGGATGGCACCTACACGATTCCGTCGGGAAACCTCTTCGCTCCCGGAACGCCGCTGACGCGTCCCGAGATCTACGCGATGGGCTTCCGCAACCCGTTCCGTATCGGACTGGACCCGAAGAACAACCACATCATTGTGGGTGACTACGGCCCCGACGCCGGCTCCGACAGCGCCACCCGCGGTCCCCGCGGTGGTGTCGAGTGGAACCTGCTGAGCCAGCCCGGTAACTACGGATGGCCGTACTGCCAGGGAACGATTGGTCCAAACAACAACGGTTGCTACATGGACTTCGACTTCCAGAACAACACGACCGGTTCCGCGTTCAACCCGAACGCTCTCGTCAACAACTCCCCGAACAACACGGGTATGACGAACCTCCCGCCGGTCATCCAGCCGACGATCAGCTACCCGAACAGCAACAACACGACGGCCAGCATCGGCGCCAAGGCTGTTCTCGAGATCGGTGGCGGCGGTGGAGCACCCATGGGTGGTCCCGTCTACCGCTACGACGAGAACCTCGCCTCCGCGAAGAAGTGGCCCAAGTACTGGGACGGCAAGGGTCTGCTCGGTGAGTGGAACCAGGGAACGATGTACTCGGTGCAGATGGACCGCACCAACGCAACGTCCGTGGTTGACATCAACCAGATCCTCCCGGCGATCTTCGACAACGGTTCCAGCAACGGTCTGTTCCGTCGTGCGATGGACTTCGAGTGGGGCCCGGATGGTGCCCTGTATGTCGTCGACTGGGGCTCCGGCTTCAACGGCAACAACAGCGACTCGGGTATCTACCGCATCGACTACACGCAGGGTCAGATCTCGCCGATCGCTCGGGCTGCAGCGGATGTCACGTCCACTGCCGCATCGACGCTCGCGGTGAACTTCTCCTCTGCTGGATCGTCGCACCCGTCCGGCCTCGCGCTGACGTACTCGTGGAACTTCGGCGACAACTCGCCGGTCTCCACGCTCGCCAACCCGAGCCACACGTACACCGCGCCGGGCAGCTACAACGCCCAGCTGACCGTCACCGATAGCGAGGGTGGTTCGGCAATCGCCAACGTCACCATCGTCGTCGGTAACGCTGCTCCCACCATGACGATCAACTTCCCGGAAAACGGTGGGTTCTTCGAGTGGGGTGACCAGGTCCGCTACGAGGTGACGGTCAACGACCCGGATGGCACGGTTGACTGCACGAAGGTCAGCGTTCTCGCTGCCCTTGGTCACGACACCCACAACCACGACTACGGCCAGCAGTTCGGCTGTGAGGGTTGGATCCAGACGGCTCGTGACGCAGGCCACGGCCTCGAGGCGAACCTGTTCTGGGTGGTGAACGCGAGCTACACCGACGGTGGCGCGAGCGCGAACACACCTCTGACGGCGTACGCCACGAACGTCCTCAACCCGACTGTTCTGCAGGCGGAGTACCTGGACGTGACCGGCCAGATCGGCAACCCGTCAGGAACCGGTGTTTCCACGGAGACGACGACCGACCCGCTCGGCGGAGGTACCAACCTCGCGAGCCTCGACGTCAACGACTACTGGGGCTACCGCCCGGTCAACCTGATCAACATGACCAGCGTCGACCTCCGCCTCGCCTCTGCGGCGGGTGGAACGATCGAAGCTCGCTTCGCCTCGGGTGCAAACCCGGACCCGGCGACGGCGAACGTGATCGGAACGCTCAACTACACCGCAACCGGTAGCGCAACCACCTACCAGTACCAGACGCTGACCTTCAGCTCGGTGCCGAGCGGAGAGGGAACCCTCTTCTTCGTCAACACCGCTGGTACGGCCAAGGTGAACTACTACCAGTTCGCTGGTACGGGTGTTCAGTCGAACAGCGCTCCGACCGGCACGCTGCAGGTTGACAAGACGACCGGCCTCGCGCCGCTCACGGTCAACGCCTCCGTTGTCGGCGCAGTCGACCCCGATGGTGCCGTTGGCGCCCCGGTGACGATCGCGTGGGACACGGGCAACGGCTACGTGACGGGAACGGCTTCGCAGTCGGTCACGTACACGACCCCGGGCACGAAGGTCATTCGAGTCAAGCTGACTGACGCTGGCGGCGCGTACAACGAGTACGAGCAGGTCATCACGGTCAACGCCGCTGTTGCGGGTGTCTGCTACGCAGGTCGCTCGGACGGCTTCGATGGCACGTCGCTGGACGCGAAGTGGAACCGCAACGTCCGCCAGGATCAGACGATCTCGGTGGCTGGCGGCAAGCTGACCATCCCGGCGGCAATCGGCGACCTTCACCAGGCGAGCACTCCGGTCTCGCCGAACCTGATCCTGCAGGATGCTCCTACGGGCAACTACAGCGTGATCACGAAGGTCAACGTGCCGGCGCGTGTCGGTTACCAGCAGGCTGGTCTGATCCTGTACACCAACGACGACGAGTATGTGAAGTTGGTTGTCCAGGGTCGCGACACGAGCGCGGCAAACGCCGAGAACCGTGTTGTTCAGATGCTGAAGGAGACCGGTGGATCGGCTTCGGAGACGAACTCCCCGAACCTGACCGCTGCGTACCCGGATGACAGCTACCTGCGTATCGACATCTCTGGAACCACCGCTACCGGCTTCTACTCGGCCGACGGCACCACGTGGACCCAGATCACGACCACGCGTGACATCGCGTCGCTGACGAACGCCAAGATTGGCCTCTTCGCAGCTGGCTCGACGTCCACGCTGGCCCAGTCGTCGCCGATCGTGAACGCATCGTTCGACTTCTTCTCGATCACCCCGGATGCCACGGCCCTGCCGCCGGCACCGAGTGACGAGTTCGATGGCAACAAGCTGGACGCGTGCCGCTGGAGCATCGTGAACGAGAACGCCAACCTGTACCGCGTGCAGAACGGCAACCTCGAGCTCGACACCACGGTTGCGGACATCTACGGAACGGGTGGAAGCATCCCGAACGTGATCCTGCAGAACCAGCCCGCTGGCGACTGGACGATGGAGACCAAGGTTGACACCTCCTCCTTCGACCGCCGTTACCAGAACGCGGGTCTGATCCTGTACACCGATGCCGAGAACTACATGAAGTGGGACATCGTCACCACCAACCAGGCTGGCAGCACGATCGCGCGGAACTACGAGTTCCGTCACGAGGTGGCTGGCACCGTCCAGAACCCGCAGAACAACGTGAACGCCACCTCTACCGGTGGAATTGCGTACCTGCGTCTGGCCAAGGTTGGCAACGTGTTCACCGCTTCGTACAGTGCGAACGGCACGACGTGGACGAACTTCACCAACACCTTCACGAGTGCCGATCTCGCGGCTAACGCGAAGATGGGTGTCTTCACGCTGGGTTCCACCCAGACGACGACCGAAGGCAAGACGGCGAAGTTCGACTACTTCAGGGTGACCACGGCTGCGGCGCTTGCCGTGAACGCGACCACCGCCCCGGCAACTGCTGACGGCACCAACGGATGGTTCAAGCAGAACGTCAACGTGACGCTTGCTTCCACCGGCGGCGGCTCCGGCACGAAGCTCATCGAGTACAACCTCAACGGTGGGGCATGGACGACCTACACGGCTCCGTTCGCCATCACCACTGAGGGAACCACTGCGGTGAACTACCGGGTGACCGAAGGATCGGGAACGCCTACCACGGCCCAGACACTGACGGTCAAGGTCGACAAGACCGTGCCGACGGTTGATGGTTCGCTCGTGGTGAGCTCGTCCGACCCGAACGTCCGTACGCTCGAGATTGCTTCGGCTGACGCCACCAGTGGTGTCGCGTCGGTGCAGTACTCGAACAACGGTGGTGTCTCGTGGGCGACCTACACCGCTCCGGTTTCGCTGCCCCTCACGGGTCAGACGATCCAGGTGCGTTCGACGGATGCCGCGGGCAACGTCTCGGCTGTTGACACCGTTGAGGTGCCGGCGATCGTCGAGTGCGGTGCAGTTGCGCTGAACGACCCGTTCGATGGCACGGCGCTTGACGCTTGCCGTTGGACTGTCACGAACGAGGACACCACCAAGTACCGCGTACAGGGTGGCAGCCTCGAGATCGACACGACGCAGGCAGATATCTACACGACCGGGACGACCATCCCGAACGTGATTCTGCAGGACCAGCCGGCCGGTGACTGGACGATCGAGACCAAGGTTGACACCTCGGCCTTCGACCGCCAGTACCAGAACGCAGGTCTGGTCGTCTACGTCGACGGCGACAACTACATGAAGTTCGACGTTGTTACTACGAACGCTGCTGGCAGCACGATCGCGCGGAACTTCGAGTTCCGTCACGAGGTCGCGGCCGCTGTGCAGAACCCGCAGAACAACGTGAGCGCGACGGCAACGGGAGGCATTGCGTACCTGCGCATCGCCAAGACCGGCAACGTGTTCACCGCTTCGTGGAGCACCGACGGAACCACGTGGACCCCGTTCACGAACACGTTCACGAGTGCAGCACTGGCATCGAACGCGAAGGTCGGCGTGTACGCGCTCGGCTCGACGTCCACCGGTACCGCGGGCAAGACGGCCAAGTTCGATTACTTCAACGTGATCGTTCCTGACGTCACCGACCCGACGGTCACGGCCAGCGTCTCCGGCCGCACGGTCACTCTGACGGCTGAGGACACCGGCTCCGGTGTCGCCTCCGTCGAGTACCAGCTGTCTGGTGAGTCGACCTGGACCACGTACACGGCACCGTTCGCGGTTCCTGGTACCGGTCTGGTGACCGTCTCGTACCGCGCAACCGACAACGCTGGCAACGTCAGCGACGTCGCGACCGTGGACGTGCCGGCCGACGAGGTCGACCCGGGCGACGTCACGGTGGATCGCGTGTTCGGAGCCTCGCGCTTCGAGACTGCGGTCGAGATCTCCAAGAAGTCGTACCCCGGTACGGCTCCGGTGGTCTACATCGCCAACGGAAACAACTACCCCGACGCACTCTCGGCTGGTCCGGCTGCTGCGCACGAGGGCGGCCCGCTGCTGCTCATCACCCCGGATTCCATCCCCGGTGTTGTGGCGACGGAGCTCGCACGACTCGATCCCGCACGGATCGTCGTCGTTGGTGGTATCCCGTCGGTGAACGCCGCGGTGTTCACCCAGCTGCAGGGCATGGCCGACACCGTCGACCGTGTCGCCGGAGCCGACCGCTACGAGACCTCTCGTCTGCTGGTTGACTACGCATTCGGTGAAGACGGTTCCGCCTACGCCTACGTGTCGACGGGACTCAAGTTCCCCGACGCGCTGGCTGCCGGTGGTGCTGCTGGATCGAAGGATGCTCCGGTGATCCTCGTGAACGGTGCTGCAACCGATCTCGACGCGGCAACGGTGACGTTGCTCGGCGACCTCGGTGTCACCGACGCGCGAGTGCTCGGTGGCGCAGACACCGTCTCGGCAGGCATCTTCGATGATGTGGATGCAGTGACGAACGCTGTTCGCCTGGCTGGCTCCGACCGCTACCAGACCGCTCGGGCTATCAACGCCGACGCGTTCGACACGGCAGAGCACGCCTTCCTGGTGACGGGTCTTAACTACCCGGACGCGCTGGCAGGTTCGGCGTGGGCTGGTGCAGAGGGCGCTCCGGTGTTCGCTGCTACCACCAACTGTGTCCCCGGCGGAGTTCTCGATGACCTCGAGGACCTCGGCGTGACGCACGTCACCCTCCTGGGTGGTGAGCCCTCGCTCAGCGCATCGGTGTTCGCACTGACTCGCTGCTAA